The DNA segment CTCGACGCGGCGCTCCGCGAGCTCCGTCGGATCGTCGTCGTCGAGGACGAACGCGTCCGCGAACGGGTACGCCGCGGCGACGCCCGCGGTCGACGGGTCGCGGCCGACGCCGGCCATCAGATCGGCCGCCGGCCCGGAGAACACCTCGTCGCCGACGAACGGCGAGACCGCGACGACCGGCGTCTCGCGCAGCGCCGCCTCGAAGCCGGGGAGCGCGAGCATCGGGCCGACGCTCGTCACGGGGTTCGAGGGACCGATCACGACGGGCTCGGCGAGGGCGTCCAGCACGGCGTCGGTCGGCTCGGCGTCGTCCGCCCCTCTGAACTCCACGTCGGCGACCGCGGGTTCGCCGCGGCGCGCGACCCAGTATTCCTGGAAGTGGATCGTCTCGCCGGCCGCGGTGTGTATCAGCGTCGCGACCGGATCGTCGGACATCGGGAGGAGGTCGACGTCGAGGTCGAAGGCGTCGGCGAGCGCTCGGACCGCCTCGGTGAGCGTGCGCCCCTCGTCGAGCAGGCTCGTGCGCGTGACGTGGACCGCGCGGTCGCGGTCGCCGATCTCCATGAACTCGCCGACGCCGGAGAAGCGCCGCCAGCGGGCGATCTCGCGGCCCGCCGTCTGCGCCTCTGCGTCGAGGTAGCGCGGGGCCGTGCCGAGCCCGATTTCCTCTGCGAGCCGGCGCAGCTCCGCGTGCGTCTCCGTGGTGTCGTCCGCGATCCCCCACCACGTCTCGCGGTCGAGGACGTCGCCGCCGGCGAACAGCACCGTGTCGACGTCGGGGCAGACGAGGTGGCCGCCGAGCTCGACGTCGTCGCCCGTGTTGGCGACGACCGCGACCTCCGCGGGGTCCCACACGCGGGTCGCCCCGTCGAGGAGCTTCGGCGTCCCCGTGCCGCCGGCGAGGAACGTGACCATACCGGCGCAAGGCGGCGGGCGGATTTGTATCCTCGCCTCCGCGGGCGACGACGCGGATCGGCGTCGGGGGCACCGTGTGATCCTCGAGCGGGGGCGGGCCACGGAGGCCTCGCTGAACTCGCCGTCCCCGTCGTTTAGATCATGGATAACCCAGCGATGAGGACGACGGAGGCTCGATACGACTCCCCAGACGCGTGTCGGCGATTCCCGCGCGATCGGCGTTCAAGCGTAACCGGTTGTTTGTGTTTTAGTAGCCTATTTAATATGTATCTGCGTACACCTATCCGAGAACGATGCACCTGCTACGGACCGTCTACCCGTTCTCTCTGGCGGGTGCAAACGTCGCGATGGGATGGCTGCTCTACCGGCTGTCCGAACCGATTCTCGGAGTCGTACTCGTCGTGATCGGGGTCTTCGTCGTACTCACCTCGATAGGGAGCGCCGTCAGCCAGCATCGACCCGTACTCGGGGAATCCACGTGACGTTCCTCCCGAAGCCGTCGCGCTATCCTCCCTGAGCCGTCGCGTTGACCTATACTCCCGTATTTCATCGCGATCCCGATCAACGACTACTCGCGAGCGACGCTCGTCTGCATCCCGTCCGTGTTGAACGCGCTCCCGGCTCCGTCGTCGTCGAGGACGATCACGCCGGCGCCCGATCCGGTAATCTCATCGAACTCGTCGATCGCCCTGTCGGCCGCCGCCTGCGCGCCGACCCCCTCGTCGAGGAAGTCGACGG comes from the Halorubrum depositum genome and includes:
- the cofD gene encoding 2-phospho-L-lactate transferase, which gives rise to MVTFLAGGTGTPKLLDGATRVWDPAEVAVVANTGDDVELGGHLVCPDVDTVLFAGGDVLDRETWWGIADDTTETHAELRRLAEEIGLGTAPRYLDAEAQTAGREIARWRRFSGVGEFMEIGDRDRAVHVTRTSLLDEGRTLTEAVRALADAFDLDVDLLPMSDDPVATLIHTAAGETIHFQEYWVARRGEPAVADVEFRGADDAEPTDAVLDALAEPVVIGPSNPVTSVGPMLALPGFEAALRETPVVAVSPFVGDEVFSGPAADLMAGVGRDPSTAGVAAAYPFADAFVLDDDDPTELAERRVERTDTRIDDADDAERVARACERALAAVTDASATDAEVAE